The DNA window GGTGCAACTGTGAGACGCCGAAGCGGTCCGCGTCGAGGACGACCATCGTCGAGGCGTTCGGGACGTCGACACCGACCTCGATGACGGTGGTCGCCACCAGGACGTCGATGTCGCCCGCCGCGAAGGCGCGCATCGTGCGGTCCTTCTCCTCGGCGCTCATACGACCGTGCAGGACCTCGATCCGTCGGGCGGCGAGCAGCGGGTGCCGCCGGAGGTCCTCGACCGTCATCAGGACGGAGGCGACCGGGCGTGCCGGATCGACGTCCTCCTCGAGGGACTCCCCCGGTTCGACCTCCTTGGCGTCGATCGCCGGACACACCACGAACCCCTGCCGCCCCTGGGCGAGTTCCTCCGCCAGCCGCTCCCACACGCGCGAGATCCAGCGTGGGTGGTCCGCGAGGGCCACCACGAAGCTCTCGATGCCCTGGCGCCCCTGCGGCAGCTCCTTGATCATGCTGACGTCGAGATCACCGAAGACGGTCATGGCGACCGTGCGTGGGATCGGCGTCGCCGTCAGCACGAGCACGTGCGGCGGGGTACGCCCCTTCTGGCGGAGCTGATCGCGTTGCTCCACGCCGAATCGGTGCTGCTCGTCGACGACCACCAAGCCCAGGTCGGCGAAGCTGACGGCATCACCCAGCAGCGCGTGCGTCCCGATCACGATGCGAGCCTGGCCGGCGACGATGCGGAGCAGCGCGCGTTTGCGTTCGGCCGTCGGCAGCTGCCCGGTGAGCAGGGTCGGCATGAGTTCCGCCGCGAGGTCCGGGCCGAGGGATCGGACGATCGACCGCAGGTGCTGGGCCGCCAGGACCTCCGTGGGCGCCAGGAGCACGGATTGTCCTCCGCTGTCGGCCACCGCCGCCATGGCCCGCAGCGCGACCAGGGTCTTCCCCGAGCCCACCTCGCCCTGGACGAGGCGGTTCATGGGATGGCGCTGCGCGAGGTCGGCGGCGATCTCCGCTCCGACCGTCTGCTGGTCGCCGGTCAGCTCGAACGGCAGCGCCGCGTCGAGCCGGGTCAGATACCCGCCGGCTCGGGGTGTGCGCGGCTCGGCCGCGAGGGCTCTGGTCGCCGCGCGCTGTTGGAGGAGCGCCGTCTGCAGCAGATACGCCTCCTGGTAGCGGAGGCTGCGGCGCCCCCGCTGCCAGTCGCGGTCCACGGCAGGACGGTGCACCGCGCGGATGGCGGCATCGAAGGACAGCTCGCTCCTCGCCGAGCGGACGGACCGCGGAACGGGATCCTCCTGGGGCGGCAACGCGTCGAGGACGAGCTCGACGGACTGTTTGAGGTTCCAGCTCGTGATGGTGCTCGTCGCCGGATAGATCGGGATGGGCGCCTCGGACCACGCCTTCGCCTGCGCATCGGCGAGCGCCGGTGCTTCGGCGTCGTCGGGGAAGAGCTGGTATTGCGGATGTGCGAGTTGGTAGCTGCCGCGGTAGTCGCCGACCTTGCCGGCGAAGATGCCACGGAGTCCCGGTCGGAGTTCGTTCGCCCGCCACTTCTGGTTGAAGAAGGTGAGGTTGAGTCGGCCCTGACCGTCGGAGATGACCACCTCGAGGATGGAGCCCTTGCGCTGCTTCATCTCCCGGTCGCGGACCTCGACCACGTCGGCGACGATCGTGACGTCCTCGCCGAGCGGCAGCTGGCCGATGGCCGTCAGCTCGCCGCGTCTCGCGTAGCGACGGGGGTAGTGCTCGAGCAGGTCGCCGACGGTCTCGACGCCGAACGCCTTCTGCAGTGCCGTGGCCGTGCGCCCACCGAGGACGCCGCCGAGCTTCGTGCCCAGCTCGATCCCCGTCATGCCCTTGATTCTATTCGGCACCTCGGACACCGACGGTTCGCCTCGTCCCGTGCGGCCTGCGAGGATGGAGCCATGGCCGGCATCAGGATCATCTCGGGTTTCGCCGGATCACGCACGATCCGGGTTCCGGGCAGCGGGACACGACCCACGAGTGATCGTGTCCGCGAAGCGCTCTTCTCGGCGCTGGAGGCCCGCGACGTCATCGCCGGGGCCGAGGTGCTCGACCTCTACGCCGGATCAGGCTCTCTCGGACTTGAGTGCGCGAGTCGGGGCGCGACCGTGGTGACCTTGGTCGACCGGTCGTCCGAAGCCGCGAAGCTGTGCCGCGACAACGCCAGGATCGTGACGTCGGCCGCCCCTCGTGGCGCGTCGCCCCGGATCACGGTGCAGGCCAAGGCGGTCGGCGCCTATCTCGCGGGGGCGACGGTCCCGTCCGACCTCGTGTTCATCGATCCGCCCTACGACCTGCCCGAGGCCGAGCTCACCGCCAACCTGGCGGCGCTCGTCGGCCTCGTGGCGGATGACGGCCTGATCCTCGTGGAACGCAGCTCCCGGTCGCCGGAACCCACGCTCCCCGCCGAGCTCGAGGTGTTGCGGAAGAGCACCTACGGCGAGACCCTCATCTGGTGGATCGCTCCGGCCTGATCCGTCCCACCGAGGCCGTCGACGCCGCACGTCAGCCGGCGGCGTCGTCCCAGTCGCGGTACGGGTCCCACCCCGCGTCGCCGTCGTAGAGCCTGCCGTCCACGAGGACACCGGCTCCCGACCGCACCGTGCCGATGGCGCGGAACCCGTCGGGGACACCGCCCGACGCGGGGAACGTCGCCAGCAGCGCGTGGTCCTCTCCACCGGAGAGGGCGAGCACGGCGTCGGCGCCCAGCGCGTCGCCCCGGAGGTCGATCGCGACACCACTCGCCCGAGCGAGACGCCCGGCGTCCAGCGCGAGGCCGTCGGAGAGGTCGAGCATCGCCGTGGCTCCCCCGACGGCCGCGACGACGCCGGCACCGATCGGTGGGCGCGGAGCCAACTGCGCCTCGACCAGGGCCCGATGCTCCACCCGCAGCGCGGCCGCCGCCTCGGCCGACGGGACCCCCGCCTCGTCGACTCCTCGCTCGAACAGCAGCCGGAGGCCGGCAGCCGCCGCTCCCAGCTCACCGGCGACCGCGACGGTGTCACCGAGCTGCGCGCCATCGCGTCGGACGGGAGCTCTCCCCTCCAGGTCCCCGAACGCCGTCACCGCGATCATGAACACGTCCGAGACGGCCAGATCACCACCGACGACGCCACACCCCGGCGCGAGGGCGGAGCAGGCGTCGCGGAGGCCCTCGGCGAACCCGTCGAGGACGGCGACCGGCAGGTGCTTCGGCATCGCCAACGCCACCACGAGGGCCGTCGGCCTGGCACCCATGGCGGCGACATCGGCGAGGTTGCTGGCCGCGGCCTTCCAGCCCAGATCCTGTCCGGTCGACCACGCGAGCCGGAAGTCCGGGCCGTGGATCATCGTGTCCGTCGTCACGACGAACCGACCGTCCGGCGCCTGCACGACCGCTGCGTCATCGCCTGGCCCGAGGAGTTCGGCCTCCGCGTGCGGCAGACGGGGGAAGATCCGTTCCAGCAGCTCCCCCTCGGCCAGGTCGCCGACGGACGTCCCGTGCATCGCACCACCGCCGGAGGCACTCCCAGACTCGTTCATGGGATCAACGGTAGCCTGGTGTGCGATGTCCCCGACCCGCGCCCTCCTGGCCACCGCCCTCGCTGCGGTCGCCGCCCTCGCCCTCGCCGGCTGTGCCCCCGCCGTCGCACTCGAACCAGCCGACGACGCGAACAACCCGCAGTGCGCCGAGGTGACCGTGCGCCTCCCCGACGTGGTGGCCGAGCTGCCGGAACGCACGACCGACGCGCAGGCCACCGGCGCCTGGGGCGACCCGTCAGCCGTCCTCCTGCACTGCGGCGTCGCCATCCCCGGCCCCACCACCCAGCAGTGCCAGTCCGTGAACGGTGTCGACTGGATCATCGACGACAGCGACGCGCCGCGCTACCGCTTCACGACCTTCGGCCGCACCCCCGCGGTCGAGATCGTGCTCGACGGTGACGCCGTCGCCAGCAGCACCGTGCTCGCCGACCTCGCGCCGGCCGTCTCGGTCCTGCCCATCACGGGCAAGTGCACCGCCCTCGGCGACGCCGAGCTGCCGATCCCCACTGACGGCTGACACCGACGGCTGACGCCCGAGGGCACCCGTCTGGTCACGACCGGGCGCGCGCGACCTCGATCAATTCGGTGATGAGTTCCGGATAGCTGAGCCCCGAGGCGAGCCAGCAACTTGGGAACATCGAGATCGGCGTGAAGCCGGGCATGGTGTTCACCTCGTTGACGACGAAGCCGTCGGCGGTCAGGAAGAAGTCGACCCGCGCGAGCCCGGCGCATCCGAGGGCGTCGAACGACCGCCTCGCGAGGTCCTGCATGTCGGCGAGCTGCGCGTCGGGGATGTCGGCAGGGCAGACCAGCTCGATGCCGGGGGCGTCCAGGTACTTGGCCGCAAAGTCGTAGAAGTCGCGTCCGGTGACGACGACCTCGCCGGCCACGGACACCCGCGGAGCAGTGCCGGGCAGCGACTCGAGGACGGCGCACTCGACCTCGCGCCCGACGAGGCCGGTCTCGACGAGCACCGTCGAGTCCTCGGCGAGTGCGACCTCGATCGCGGCGGCGAACGCCTCGGGCGAGGACACCTTCGAGACACCGACACTCGATCCGGCGCGAGCCGGCTTCACGAAGGCCGGGAGCCCCAGGGAACCGAGTGACGACAGGACCTGCTCCGGTGCAGACGCCCACTCGTAGGCGGAGAACCGGACCCAGGGGGCGACGGCGATCCCTGCGGCTTCGAGCACGGTCTTCGTGAAGTGCTTGTCCATCCCGAGCGACGACGCCAACACCCCCGACCCGACGTACGGCAGGTCGACGAGCTCCAGCATCCCCTGCACGGTCCCGTCCTCGCCGAACCGGCCGTGGAGGATCGGGAACACGATGTCGATCGGTCCGAGCGTCGACTCGGCACCGTCGGGGCCGACCACGGTCAACTCCCGGGAGCCGATCCGATCAGGCCACCGCACGGCGGGACGCGAGGCGTCGACCTCCGGAAGGTGCTCAGGATCGAGCGCGTACCGGCTCGGGTCGTCGACCTCGAGGACGTAGGAACCGTCGTGGGCTATGCCGACCGGGTAGACGTCGTATCGTTCACGGTCGATCGCCGCGAGGACGCCGCCCGCCGTTGCGCAGCTGATCGAGTGCTCGCTTGAACGGCCTCCAAAGAGCACCACCACTCCGGTCTTGTGCGTCATCGTTGCTTCTCTCCCCCTGGGGTTCGTCGTCGTCGGTCGTCAAGTGTGGTGCGATGTCCTTCGGGTCGAGCGTGCCGTCGAGCACCTGCTTGACCTGTTCGACGATGGGCATCGCGACACCCTTCGCGCGGGCCAGTTCGAGGACCGGAGCGACGGAGGCGAGCCCCTCGGCCGTCTGCTGCATCTGCTTGACGACATCGTCGAACTGATACCCCTGCCCGAGCAGTCGGCCCGCCGTGTTGTTGCGGGACAACGGGGACTGGCAGGTGGCGATGAGGTCGCCGAGCCCGGCCAGGCCCGACAGGGTCTCGGGCTGGGCGCCGTGGGCGACCGCGAAGTCGGTCATCTCCACCAGCCCTCGCGTGATGATGGACGCCTTCGTGTTCTCGCCATATCCGACGCCGTCGACGATGCCGATCGCCACGGCGATGAGGTTCTTCAGGACCCCACCGAACTCGGTCCCGATCACGTCGGTGTTCACGAAACTGCGGAAATACCGGTTGCGCGCCAGGAGTGCGACCGTCTGCGCGGTCTCGAGGCTCTCCGAGGAGATGACCGCCGCGGTCGGCTGCTCACGGGCGATCTCGAGGGCGAGGTTCGGACCGGAGGCGACGGCGATGCGCGAGGGGTCGATGTCGAGCGTCTCCCGGATGACCTCGCTCATGCGCGAGCCGCTGCGTCGCTCCACACCCTTCATGAGCGACACCACGATGGTGCCCTCCTCGAGGTGCGGGCGCAGCGCGATGAGGTTGTCGCGCAGGGACTGGCTCGGGACCGACAGGAAGACGACCGCTGCCCCGCGCACGGCGTCGACCATGCTCGCCGTGGCCGTCATGCGCATGGGCAGGTTGATGCCCGGCAGGTAGTCGCTGTTGCGCTTCGCCTCGGTGATCTCACGGGCGAGCTCGGGTCGTCTGGCCCACATGACCACGTCGGACCCACCGTCCGCGAGGATCTTGCCGAACGTCGTGCCCCAGCTGCCCGCTCCGAGCACGGCGACCCTCGTGGCGGCCGGTGATGCCGGAACGTTCCTAGGACTCAAAGCGGCCCGTCTCCTTCTGCTGGTGTTTCGAGGGGTCCCAACGCTCCGTGGGAGCCTGGGCACCGCGGAGTTCCTCGCAGAGGGCGGTGATGGCCTGCATGACGACCTCGGTCGCCTCGTTCAGCGTCTTCGAGTCTAGCGGCCGACCCGCGAAGGCCGAGAGGTCGACCGGCTCACCGATGGCGACGTCGACGCGCTTCCGCAGCGGGAACACCCGCAGCTTCCCGTACCGCGGCATGACCTCCTGCGTACCCCAGTGCGCTGCGGGGATGATCGGCAGGCCGTGGGTGAGGGCGATCCGCGCCGCGCCCGTGCGTCCGCGCATGGGCCACAGCCCCGGGTCACGGGTGAGCGACCCCTCCGGGTACACGATGACGCCTTGACCGCGACGGGCGAGGTGCGCCGCGGCGCTCACCGGATCCATGCCCCTGGCCGAACCCTCCCGCTGCACCGGGATCTGCCCCGACCGGCTCAGGAGCCACCCGACGACCGGCACGCGGAACAGGCTGCCCTTGGCCATGAAGCGAGGTTGCCTGCCGAGCCGCCAGACGGCGGCGCCCATGATCAACGGGTCGAACTCGCTGTCGTGGTTGGGCGACAGGATGAAGGCACCCTCCTGTGGCAGTCGTTCACCGTGCCGGATCCGCAGCTTGACGAGGGCGCTGAACGGCGGGATCGCTATCGACGACAACAGCCAGTAGATCGACGGTCTCGACCGCTCCACCCCCACAGCGGACTACTTCGTTTCGAGGACGAAGTCAGCACCGAGCTGCTGGAGCTTGACGATGAAGTTCTCGTACCCGCGGCTGATGATGCCGACGTTGCTGACCGTGGACTTCCCCTCGGCCGTCAGCGCCGCGATGAGGTGGCTGAAGCCACCGCGGAGGTCGGGGACCTCGATGTCGGCGCCGTGCAGCGGCGTCGGTCCGTTGATGACGGCGGCCTGCTCGAGGTTGCGACGAGGCACCCGACGAGGCGTGCCGGACAGTCCGTTCGGGTGCACGACGATGTTCGCGCCCATCGTGTTGAGCGCGTCCGTGAACCCGAAGCGGTTCTCGTACACGGTCTCGTGGACGATGGACTCACCCTTCGCCTGCGTGAGCGCCACGATCAACGGCTGCTGCCAGTCCGTCATGAAT is part of the Plantibacter sp. Leaf314 genome and encodes:
- a CDS encoding ATP-dependent DNA helicase RecG encodes the protein MTGIELGTKLGGVLGGRTATALQKAFGVETVGDLLEHYPRRYARRGELTAIGQLPLGEDVTIVADVVEVRDREMKQRKGSILEVVISDGQGRLNLTFFNQKWRANELRPGLRGIFAGKVGDYRGSYQLAHPQYQLFPDDAEAPALADAQAKAWSEAPIPIYPATSTITSWNLKQSVELVLDALPPQEDPVPRSVRSARSELSFDAAIRAVHRPAVDRDWQRGRRSLRYQEAYLLQTALLQQRAATRALAAEPRTPRAGGYLTRLDAALPFELTGDQQTVGAEIAADLAQRHPMNRLVQGEVGSGKTLVALRAMAAVADSGGQSVLLAPTEVLAAQHLRSIVRSLGPDLAAELMPTLLTGQLPTAERKRALLRIVAGQARIVIGTHALLGDAVSFADLGLVVVDEQHRFGVEQRDQLRQKGRTPPHVLVLTATPIPRTVAMTVFGDLDVSMIKELPQGRQGIESFVVALADHPRWISRVWERLAEELAQGRQGFVVCPAIDAKEVEPGESLEEDVDPARPVASVLMTVEDLRRHPLLAARRIEVLHGRMSAEEKDRTMRAFAAGDIDVLVATTVIEVGVDVPNASTMVVLDADRFGVSQLHQLRGRVGRGGVPGLCLLVTAAEMESTARERVDAVAATLDGFDLAQVDLELRREGDVLGSTQSGGRSSLKLLRVVHDSEVIIEARADAAELLASDPDLADHPALAEALRRRLDESDRAALAKN
- the rsmD gene encoding 16S rRNA (guanine(966)-N(2))-methyltransferase RsmD encodes the protein MAGIRIISGFAGSRTIRVPGSGTRPTSDRVREALFSALEARDVIAGAEVLDLYAGSGSLGLECASRGATVVTLVDRSSEAAKLCRDNARIVTSAAPRGASPRITVQAKAVGAYLAGATVPSDLVFIDPPYDLPEAELTANLAALVGLVADDGLILVERSSRSPEPTLPAELEVLRKSTYGETLIWWIAPA
- the thiL gene encoding thiamine-phosphate kinase, translated to MNESGSASGGGAMHGTSVGDLAEGELLERIFPRLPHAEAELLGPGDDAAVVQAPDGRFVVTTDTMIHGPDFRLAWSTGQDLGWKAAASNLADVAAMGARPTALVVALAMPKHLPVAVLDGFAEGLRDACSALAPGCGVVGGDLAVSDVFMIAVTAFGDLEGRAPVRRDGAQLGDTVAVAGELGAAAAGLRLLFERGVDEAGVPSAEAAAALRVEHRALVEAQLAPRPPIGAGVVAAVGGATAMLDLSDGLALDAGRLARASGVAIDLRGDALGADAVLALSGGEDHALLATFPASGGVPDGFRAIGTVRSGAGVLVDGRLYDGDAGWDPYRDWDDAAG
- a CDS encoding DUF3515 family protein, translating into MSPTRALLATALAAVAALALAGCAPAVALEPADDANNPQCAEVTVRLPDVVAELPERTTDAQATGAWGDPSAVLLHCGVAIPGPTTQQCQSVNGVDWIIDDSDAPRYRFTTFGRTPAVEIVLDGDAVASSTVLADLAPAVSVLPITGKCTALGDAELPIPTDG
- a CDS encoding D-alanine--D-alanine ligase family protein, producing the protein MTHKTGVVVLFGGRSSEHSISCATAGGVLAAIDRERYDVYPVGIAHDGSYVLEVDDPSRYALDPEHLPEVDASRPAVRWPDRIGSRELTVVGPDGAESTLGPIDIVFPILHGRFGEDGTVQGMLELVDLPYVGSGVLASSLGMDKHFTKTVLEAAGIAVAPWVRFSAYEWASAPEQVLSSLGSLGLPAFVKPARAGSSVGVSKVSSPEAFAAAIEVALAEDSTVLVETGLVGREVECAVLESLPGTAPRVSVAGEVVVTGRDFYDFAAKYLDAPGIELVCPADIPDAQLADMQDLARRSFDALGCAGLARVDFFLTADGFVVNEVNTMPGFTPISMFPSCWLASGLSYPELITELIEVARARS
- a CDS encoding NAD(P)H-dependent glycerol-3-phosphate dehydrogenase; translated protein: MSPRNVPASPAATRVAVLGAGSWGTTFGKILADGGSDVVMWARRPELAREITEAKRNSDYLPGINLPMRMTATASMVDAVRGAAVVFLSVPSQSLRDNLIALRPHLEEGTIVVSLMKGVERRSGSRMSEVIRETLDIDPSRIAVASGPNLALEIAREQPTAAVISSESLETAQTVALLARNRYFRSFVNTDVIGTEFGGVLKNLIAVAIGIVDGVGYGENTKASIITRGLVEMTDFAVAHGAQPETLSGLAGLGDLIATCQSPLSRNNTAGRLLGQGYQFDDVVKQMQQTAEGLASVAPVLELARAKGVAMPIVEQVKQVLDGTLDPKDIAPHLTTDDDEPQGERSNDDAQDRSGGALWRPFKRALDQLRNGGRRPRGDRP
- a CDS encoding 1-acyl-sn-glycerol-3-phosphate acyltransferase — encoded protein: MGVERSRPSIYWLLSSIAIPPFSALVKLRIRHGERLPQEGAFILSPNHDSEFDPLIMGAAVWRLGRQPRFMAKGSLFRVPVVGWLLSRSGQIPVQREGSARGMDPVSAAAHLARRGQGVIVYPEGSLTRDPGLWPMRGRTGAARIALTHGLPIIPAAHWGTQEVMPRYGKLRVFPLRKRVDVAIGEPVDLSAFAGRPLDSKTLNEATEVVMQAITALCEELRGAQAPTERWDPSKHQQKETGRFES